A genomic segment from Bubalus bubalis isolate 160015118507 breed Murrah chromosome 5, NDDB_SH_1, whole genome shotgun sequence encodes:
- the PCNX3 gene encoding pecanex-like protein 3 isoform X3, whose protein sequence is MGSQVLQILRQGVWASLTGGWFFDPHQSTFSNCFHLYVWIFLLTFPFLLYMVLPPSLMVAGVYCLVVAVIFATIKTVNYRLHAMFDQGEIVEKRNSTMGEPEEEPAQGDSNLPRDPGVEMTVFRKVSSTPPVRCSSQHSVFGFNQVSELLPRIEDSGPLRDIKELVREQGSNNVIVTSADREMLKLSSQEKLIGDLPQTPPGAAPDPSLPSTDSSERSPLAGDGAPWSGGSVADTPMSPLLKGSLSQELSKSFLTLTRPERALVRTSSRREQRRGAGGYQPLDRRGSGDPTPQKAGSSDSCFSGTDRETLSSFKSEKTNSTHLDSPPGGQAPEGSDTDPPSEAELPASPDAGVPSDDTLRSFDTVVGAGTPPGPAEPLLVVRPKDLALLRPSKRRPPVRRHSPATGRAPRRPLLEGRGFFEDDDTSEGSELSPASSLRSQRRYSTDSSSSTSCYSPASSRGAAGGARKRRAPHGAEEGMAVPPKRPYGTQRTPSTASAKTHARVLSMDGAGGDALRGPPAGSKAELEAQAGVELAAAEPAVLAAEARRGPAANQPGWRGELREEGAEETGKRDHSSNVRRAQAIRRRHNAGSNPTPPASVMGSPPSSLQEAQRGRAASHSRALTLPSALHFASSLLLTRAGANVHEACTFDDTSEGAVHYFYDESGVRRSYTFGLAGGGYENPVGQQGEQAANGAWDRHSHSSSFHSADVPEATGGLNLLQPRPVVLQGMQVRRVPLEIPEFDLLDQDSLHESQEQTLMEEAPPRAQHSYKYWLLPGRWTSVRYERLALLALLDRTRGLLENILGVGLSSLVAFLGYLLLLKGFFTDIWVFQFCLVIASCQYSLLKSVQPDAASPMHGHNWVIAYSRPVYFCICCLLIWLLDALGSAQPFPPVSLYGLTLFSASFFFCARDVATVFTLCFPFVFLLGLLPQVNTCLMYLLEQIDMHGFGGTAATSPLTAVFSLSRSLLAAALLYGFCLGAIKSPWPEQHVPVIFSVFCGLLVALSYHLSRQSSDPTVLWSLVRSKLFPELEERSLETARAEPPDPLPEKMRQSVREVLHSDLVMCVVIAVLTFAISASTVFIALKSVLGFVLYALAGAVGFFTHYLLPQLRKQLPWFCLSQPVLKPLEYSQYEVRGAAQVMWFEKLYAGLQCVEKYLIYPAVVLNALTVDAHTVVSHPDKFCLYCRALLMTVAGLKLLRSAFCCPPQQYLTLAFTVLLFHFDYPRLSQGFLLDYFLMSLLCSKLWDLLYKLRFVLTYIAPWQITWGSAFHAFAQPFAVPHSAMLFVQALLSALFSTPLNPLLGSAVFIMSYARPLKFWERDYNTKRVDHSNTRLVTQLDRNPGADDNNLNSIFYEHLTRSLQHTLCGDLVLGRWGNYGPGDCFVLASDYLNALVHLIEVGNGLVTFQLRGLEFRGTYCQQREVEAITEGVEEDEGCCCCEPGHLPRVLSFNAAFGQRWLAWEVTASKYVLEGYSISDNNAASMLQVFDLRKILVTYYVRSIIYYVSRSPKLEAWLSHEGIATALRPVRAPGYADSDPTFSLSVDEDYDLRLSGLSLPSFCAVHLEWIQYCASRRSQPVDQDWNSPLVTLCFGLCVLGRRALGTASHSMSASLEPFLYGLHALFKGDFRITSPRDEWVFADMDLLHRVVAPGVRMALKLHQDHFTSPDEYEEPAALYDAIAANEERLVISHEGDPAWRSAILSNTPSLLALRHVLDDASDEYKIIMLNRRHLSFRVIKVNRECVRGLWAGQQQELVFLRNRNPERGSIQNAKQALRNMINSSCDQPLGYPIYVSPLTTSLAGSHPQLRALWGGPVSLGAIAHWLLRSWERLHKGCGAGCNSGGNVDDSDCGGGGGLTSLSNNPPLAQPTPENTAGAGDQPLPPGPAWGPRPSLSGSGDGRPPPLLQWPPPRLPGPSPASPALPEGPRPSRPPGPGLLSSEGPSGKWSLGGRKGLGGSEGEPASGSPKGTTPKSQAPLDLSLSPDISTEASPPRTVQDIPCLDSSAPETGTPTGALGDWPAPAEERESPAAQPLLEHQY, encoded by the exons atggggtcgcaggtaTTGCAGATCCTACGCCAGGGGGTGTGGGCCTCGCTCACCGGCGGTTGGTTCTTCGACCCGCACCAGAGCACCTTTTCCAACTGCTTCCACCTCTATGTCTGGATCTTCCTGCTCACCTTCCCTTTCTTGCTGTACATG GTCCTGCCCCCCAGCTTGATGGTGGCTGGTGTGTACTGCCTTGTGGTGGCTGTCATCTTCGCTACCATCAAGACTGTGAACTATCGGCTGCATGCTATGTTCGACCAGGGCGAGATTGTGGAGAAGCGCAACTCTACCATGGGGGAACCAGAGGAAGAGCCTGCCCAGGGGGACAGCAATCTGCCCAG AGACCCTGGAGTGGAAATGACCGTATTTCGAAAAGTGAGTTCCACACCCCCCGTGCGCTGTAGCTCTCAGCATTCCGTGTTTGGCTTCAACCAGGTCTCG GAGTTGCTGCCCCGGATAGAGGACTCTGGGCCCCTCAGAG ACATCAAGGAGCTGGTGCGGGAGCAGGGCAGCAACAACGTGATCGTGACCTCGGCCGATCGAGAGATGCTGAAGCTAAGCTCACAGGAGAAGCTGA TTGGAGATCTTCCCCAGACGCCTCCAGGGGCCGCCCCGGACCCTTCTCTCCCCAGCACGGACTCCTCAGAACGTTCTCCCCTGGCTGGAGACGGAGCCCCGTGGAGTGGCGGCAGTGTGGCTGACACTCCCATGAGCCCCCTCCTGAAGGGCAGCCTCAGCCAGGAGCTTAGCAAGAGCTTCCTGACCCTGACCCGGCCCGAGCGGGCCCTGGTGAGGACCAGCAGTCGACGGGAACAGCGCCGGGGAGCAGGCGGCTACCAGCCCCTGGACCGGCGGGGCTCAGGGGACCCCACACCCCAGAAAGCTGGCTCCTCAGATTCCTGCTTCAGTGGCACTGACAGGGAGACGTTGAGCAGCTTCAAGAGTGAGAAGACCAATTCTACCCACCTGGACAGCCCCCCTGGAGGGCAAGCCCCAGAGGGCAGCGATACAGACCCCCCCTCGGAGGCAGAGCTGCCCGCCTCCCCTGATGCCGGAGTCCCCTCAGATGACACGCTGCGCTCCTTTGACACAGTCGTAGGAGCGGGGACGCCACCGGGCCCGGCCGAGCCTCTCCTGGTTGTGCGGCCCAAGGACTTGGCGCTGCTCCGGCCCAGCAAACGGCGGCCGCCTGTGCGGAGACACTCCCCCGCCACAGGCCGGGCCCCTCGGCGGCCGCTGCTGGAAGGCCGGGGCTTCTTCGAGGATGACGACACCAGCGAGGGCAGTGAACTGagcccagcctccagcctccgGTCCCAGCGCCGCTACAGCACCGACAGCTCCTCTTCCACTTCTTGCTATTCCCCCGCGAGTTCTCGGGGGGCCGCTGGGGGAGCCCGGAAACGACGGGCCCCCCACGGGGCTGAGGAGGGGATGGCTGTGCCCCCCAAGCGGCCCTATGGGACCCAGCGGACGCCTAGTACTGCCAGCGCCAAAACGCACGCCCGCGTGCTGAGCATGGATGGGGCAGGGGGGGATGCCCTGCGGGGTCCCCCGGCCGGCTCCAAGGCTGAGCTGGAGGCCCAGGCAGGGGTGGAGCTGGCTGCCGCTGAGCCCGCTGTGCTGGCCGCCGAGGCCCGCAGGGGACCTGCTGCCAACCAGCCTGGCTGGCGCGGGGAGCTGCGGGAGGAAG GTGCCGAGGAGACTGGCAAGCGGGACCACTCAAGCAACGTGAGGCGGGCACAGGCCATCCGGAGGCGGCACAACGCCGGCAGcaaccccacccccccagcctcGGTCATGGGCTCACCCCCCAG cagcCTGCAGGAGGCTCAGCGGGGCCGTGCGGCCTCCCACTCCCGGGCTCTGACACTGCCCTCGGCCCTGCACTTCGCCTCCTCGCTGCTGCTCACCCGGGCCGGCGCCAACGTGCACGAGGCCTGCACCTTCGATGACACCTCCGAGGGTGCCGTGCACTACTTCTACGACGAGAGCG GTGTGCGGCGTTCCTACACCTTTGGCCTGGCTGGAGGTGGCTATGAGAACCCCGTGGGGCAGCAGGGGGAGCAGGCAGCCAATGGAGCCTG GGACCGCCACTCGCATTCCTCCAGCTTCCATTCAGCTGACGTCCCAGAGGCCACCGGCGGCCTGAACCTGCTGCAGCCGCGGCCCGTCGTCCTACAGGGCATGCAGGTGCGCCGAGTGCCCCTGGAGATCCCGGAG TTTGACCTACTGGACCAGGACTCCCTGCACGAATCCCAGGAGCAGACGCTAATGGAGGAGGCGCCACCCCGGGCCCAGCACAGTTACAAGTACTGGCTTCTTCCTGGCCGCTGGACCTCTGTGCGCTACGAGCGGCTCGCCCTGCTGGCACTGCTGGACCG GACGCGCGGGCTGCTGGAGAACATCCTCGGCGTCGGCCTGAGCAGCCTCGTCGCCTTCCTGGGCTACCTGCTGCTGCTCAAGGGCTTCTTCACGGACATCTGGGTCTTCCAGTTCTGCCTGGTCATCGCCTCCTGCCAGTATTCCCTGCTGAAG AGCGTGCAGCCAGATGCCGCCTCTCCCATGCAC GGCCACAACTGGGTCATTGCGTACAGCCGGCCCGTCTACTTCTGCATCTGCTGTCTGCTCATCTGGCTGCTGGACGCCTTGGGCTCCGCACAGCCcttccctcccgtctccctctaTGGCCTCACGCTGTTCTCCGCCTCCTTCTTCTTTTGTGCCCGTGATGTGGCCACTG TGTTCACCTTGTGCTTCCCGTTCGTCTTTCTCCTGGGCCTCTTGCCCCAGGTGAACACCTGCCTCATGTACCTGCTGGAGCAGATAGACATGCACGGCTTTGGGGGCACAG CTGCCACCAGCCCCTTGACAGCCGTCTTCAGCCTTTCCCGCAGCCTGCTGGCCGCCGCCCTGCTCTACGGCTTCTGCCTCGGGGCCATCAAG AGCCCTTGGCCGGAGCAGCACGTCCCTGTCATCTTCTCCGTCTTCTGTGGCCTCCTGGTCGCGCTGTCCTACCACCTGAGCCGGCAGAGCAGCGACCCCACCGTGCTCTG GTCTCTGGTCCGGAGCAAGCTCTTCCCTGAGCTGGAGGAGCGGAGCTTGGAGACCGCCCGTGCTGAGCCCCCAGACCCACTGCCAGAAAAGATGCGCCAGTCAGTG CGTGAGGTCCTCCATTCCGACCTGGTGATGTGTGTGGTGATCGCCGTGCTCACCTTTGCCATCAGCGCCAGCACCGTCTTCATTGCCCTAAAG TCCGTGCTAGGTTTTGTGTTGTACGCACTGGCGGGGGCCGTAGGCTTCTTCACACATTACCTGCTGCCGCAGCTCCGCAAGCAGCTGCCCTGGTTCTGCCTGTCGCAGCCCGTACTGAAGCCGCTGGAGTACAGCCAGTACGAAGTGCGAG GTGCTGCCCAGGTGATGTGGTTTGAGAAGCTGTATGCAGGCCTGCAGTGCGTGGAGAAGTACCTCATCTACCCGGCCGTGGTGCTCAACGCCCTCACGGTGGACGCTCACACGGTCGTCAGCCACCCAGACAAGTTCTGCCTCTA CTGCCGGGCGCTGCTCATGACCGTGGCTGGGCTGAAGCTGCTGCGCTCGGCTTTCTGCTGCCCGCCCCAGCAGTACCTGACCTTGGCCTTCACCGTCTTGCTCTTTCACTTCGACTACCCGCGCCTCTCCCAGGGCTTCCTGCTCGACTACTTCCTCATGTCCCTGCTCTGCAGCAAG CTGTGGGACCTGCTGTACAAGTTGCGTTTCGTGCTGACCTACATCGCGCCCTGGCAGATCACCTGGGGCTCAGCTTTCCACGCTTTTGCCCAGCCGTTTGCCGTGCCAC ACTCGGCCATGCTGTTCGTTCAGGCCCTGCTCTCGGCACTCTTTTCCACGCCTCTCAACCCACTGCTGGGCAGCGCTGTCTTCATCATGTCCTACGCCCGGCCCCTCAAGTTCTGGGAGCGTGACTACAA CACTAAACGCGTGGATCATTCCAACACCCGCCTGGTCACTCAGCTGGACCGGAACCCCG GCGCTGATGACAACAACCTCAACTCGATCTTCTACGAGCACTTGACCCGCTCGCTGCAGCACACACTGTGTGGGGACCTGGTGCTGGGCCGCTGGGGCAACTATGGCCCCGGCGACTGCTTCGTCCTGGCCTCCGACTACCTCAACGCCCTGGTCCACCTCATCGAGGTTGGCAACGGCCTCGTCACCTTCCAGCTGCGTGGCCTCGAGTTCCGGG GTACATACTGCCAGCAGCGGGAGGTGGAGGCCATCACCGAGGGCGTGGAGGAGGacgagggctgctgctgctgtgagcCAGGCCACCTGCCGAGGGTCCTGTCCTTCAATGCGGCTTTCGGGCAGCGCTGGCTGGCCTGGGAGGTGACGGCCAGCAAGTACGTGCTGGAGGGCTACAGCATCAGCGATAACAACGCCGCGTCCATGCTGCAGGTGTTCGACCTCCGCAAGATCCTCGTCACCTACTACGTCAGG AGTATCATCTACTACGTGAGCCGCTCTCCAAAGCTGGAGGCCTGGCTGAGCCACGAAGGCATTGCAACGGCCCTGCGTCCTGTGCGGGCACCTGGCTATGCTGACTCCGACCCCACCTTCTCTCTGAGCGTGGACGAGGACTATGACCTTCGCCTCTCCGGCCTCTCGCTGCCCTCCTTCTGCGCCGTGCACCTGGAGTGGATCCAGTACTGTGCCTCCCGGCGCAGCCAG CCTGTGGACCAGGATTGGAACTCGCCGCTGGTCACGCTGTGTTTTGGCCTGTGTGTGCTGGGCCGCCGGGCCCTGGGGACCGCCTCGCACAGCATGTCTGCCAG ctTGGAGCCCTTCCTCTACGGCCTGCATGCCCTGTTTAAGGGGGACTTCCGGATCACGTCCCCGCGGGACGAGTGGGTCTTTGCCGACATGGACCTGCTTCACCGCGTGGTGGCGCCCGGGGTTCGCATGGCCCTCAAGCTTCACCAG GACCACTTCACATCCCCAGACGAGTATGAGGAGCCAGCCGCCCTGTATGACGCCATCGCGGCCAACGAGGAGCGGCTGGTCATCTCGCACGAGGGCGACCCGGCCTGGCGCAGTGCCATCCTCAGCAACACGCCCTCGCTGCTGGCGCTGCGCCACGTCCTGGACGACGCCTCGGACGAGTACAAGATCATCATGCTCAACCGGCGCCATCTCAGCTTCCGCGTCATCAAG GTGAACCGCGAGTGTGTGCGCGGCCTCTGGGCcgggcagcagcaggagctggtGTTCCTGCGCAACCGCAACCCCGAGCGCGGCAGCATCCAGAACGCCAAGCAGGCGCTCCGCAACATGATCAACTCCTCCTGCGACCAGCCGCTGGGCTACCCCATCTACGTGTCTCCCCTCACCACCTCGCTGGCCGGCAGCCACCCTCAGCTGCGGGCGCTGTGGGGCGGCCCCGTCAGCCTGGGCGCCATCGCCCACTGGCTTCTGCGCAGCTGGGAGAG GCTTCACAAGGGCTGTGGTGCCGGCTGCAACAGCGGCGGGAACGTGGATGACTCGGACTGTGGCGGAGGTGGGGGCTTGACCTCCCTCAGCAATAACCCCCCCTTGGCACAACCCACACCTGAGAACACAGCAG GCGCTGGGGACCAGCCcctcccaccaggccctgcctggGGCCCGAGGCCCTCCTTGAGTGGCTCTGGTGATGGGCGCCCCCCTCCTCTCCTGCAGTGGCCACCCCCTCGGCTCCCTGGACCATCCCCCGCTTCACCGGCTCTCCCTGAGGGTCCCAGGCCCTCAAGGCCCCCTGGCCCTGGTCTCCTAAGTTCTGAGGGTCCCAGTGGGAAGTGGAGCCTGGGGGGTCGGAAGGGACTAGGGGGATCCGAGGGGGAGCCAGCCTCAGGGAGCCCTAAAGGAACCACCCCCAAATCTCAG GCGCCTCTAGACCTCAGCCTCAGCCCGGACATCAGCACTGAAGCCTCACCCCCCAGAACAGTGCAGGACATTCCTTGCTTGGACAGCAGTGCTCCTGAGACTGGCACGCCCACCGGGGCCCTGGGCGACTGGCCTGCTCCTGCAGAGGAGCGAGAGAGCCCGGCAGCTCAGCCCCTGCTGGAGCATCAGTACTGA